The nucleotide window TTGTCTCATCTATGATAACAAACTTTTGTTCCGGAAATTCTTTTGCTACATTTACTAAAGCATCTTTCATAGTGAATCCTGTAGCCACTATTAAAGCATAATCTCCTGATTCTGCGTATTCTCTCAGTTTATTTTCTGCTTCTGTGTTCGGGTCTTTTGGTTCATATTCGTCATAAGTGATACCAAGTTCCGCTTTTGCCTTTTCCAAACCTCTTTTTGTAGCGTCATTATACGAGTTATCCCCTAGTCCTCCCGTAGAATAAACCACTGCTACTTTTACATTTGCATCTTTGGCAGTTCCTTCCGCAGCTGCTGTTCCTGCAGTTTCACCATCGGTGCTTTTTGATCCGCATGATATTAAAAATAACATCATCAAAGTTAAAATGAATAGTGCCTTTTTCATTAATCCTCCTAAAATATCTTTTCTACAACTAAATTATAACCCTCTTTCCTGCTTTTGCCAATTAATTTTCACAGACTTCTATATTATTTTAGAATTAATTATTTTAATGCAATATTTTTTTATTTTAGTTTAGAAAAAATATCAGACAGCATTACAAGGCTTTATCATGACAATACTATTCCTTACAATTGTATATAACAACATTTTTTAAACATAAGTTTATAAAATAGAAATTATAAAAATATTTTTATTTTAAGTAATTTGAGAAGAATAACAGCTGAAATTTTATTTCTTCTCTCCAATAATCCCAATTATGTTTTCCCGGTCTTTCAATATAAGTGTGTTTTATTCCTGCTTCAAGCATTTTTCCGTGGACTTCCCTGTTTATATCAATAAAAAAGTCTTTATCTCCGCAGCTTATTACTATATTAAATTTTTTGTCCGTAAGCTTATCAAGGTTATTTTTTACTGCGACACTATCCCACAGCTCTTTATTATCTTCATAGTTTCCAAAAACTTTCCGTAAATTCCATTTATTATCAAAACCGCTTATTTCTACTGCTCCGCTCATGCTTCCCACATTTCCGAAAGTTTCGGGATAATGAAACACTGCATTAAAAGCTCCGAAACCGCCCATGCTGTATCCTGTTACTGCTCTTCCGCTTCTCTTCTTCACTGTTTTATACTTTTTATCTATATATTCCGGAACCTCTTTTCCTACATATGTCCCGAATTTTAGCTCAGAATTTATCTTGCTGTCATAATACCATTTATTCAGATTTCCGTCAGGCATTACTATTATAAAGTCATATTCATCGCTAAGCTTCCCTATTTCAGTATGATAATTCATGCTGTCATAATCATTCAGCCAGCCGTGAAGAATATAAACCACTGAATATTTTTTACTTGTTTTTCCATAAGTTTTTGGTGTAATTACTGTTGCATTAAAAGTTTTATTCATGGTACTGCTGGTTATTTTTTCCACCTGAACGTTATAAGGCAGAAGTATAAATGATAATATCAGCATTAAAAATCCCACAGTGAGCTTCATCTTTGTTCCTCCGTTTTTTCTGTTATAAAGAGAAAGTACCCTGTTAAAAAACAGAGTACTTTTCTATTATTATCTTGTTGATTTTATCTCTATTTCACCATCAGCAATTTTCTTTTGTATTTCTTCCAGTTTCTTGATGTTTTCTTCACCTATTTTTTCTCTAGTAAATTTGAAATCTGTTAATCCGACTCCGCCTTCTTTCATACCGTATTCATAGATTTTCCCCTCAAATTTACCATCTTTAGTTTCATTAATAATATTGAAAACAGCTGTATCTACTCTTTTCAGCATAGAAGTAAGAATTACGCCTTCTGCCAGTCCGTCCTGATTAGAGTCTACTCCGATAGCATAAACACCTTTCTCTTTAGCCGCCTGGAAAACACCTTTTCCACTTGCACCTGCAGCATGGTAAATCACGTCTGCACCTTGAGAAATAAGAGCTTCTGTTCTTGCTTTAGCAGAAGTAGGGTCATTAAATGCATTTGTTCCGCCAACATAAACTACAAGTACTTTTATATCAGGCTTTACATATTTTGCACCCTGTACATAACCAACCTCGAATTTTTGGATAAGAGGTGATTCTGCTCCTCCTACATAACCTATTACATTTGATTTAGACATCATAGCTGCAAGAGCTCCTGCAAGGAATGAACCTTCATGTTCTTTGAAACTTAATGATGCTACATTTGGCTGACCTTCTATTCTCTCGTCGATTATTGCGAATTTCTGATCAGGGAATTCTTTAGCCACATTTAATAATGCATCTTTCATACTGAAACCTGTTGCTATAATCAAGTTGTACTGTCCGCTTTCAGCATAAGTTCTTAACTGATTTTCTGCTTCAGCACTAGGATCTTTTGGTTCATATTCGTCATATGTGATTCCAAGTTTTGCCTTAGCTTCTTCCAGTCCTCTTTTTGCCGCATCATTAAATGAATCGTCCCCAAGCCCTCCTGTAGAATAAACTATTGCTACTTTCATATCGCTTGCCGGCGCAGCTGTTTCTGT belongs to Sebaldella sp. S0638 and includes:
- a CDS encoding BMP family protein, which encodes MKKILLVLTLSLLFLVSCGKKTEEAPKDGTAETKTETAAPASDMKVAIVYSTGGLGDDSFNDAAKRGLEEAKAKLGITYDEYEPKDPSAEAENQLRTYAESGQYNLIIATGFSMKDALLNVAKEFPDQKFAIIDERIEGQPNVASLSFKEHEGSFLAGALAAMMSKSNVIGYVGGAESPLIQKFEVGYVQGAKYVKPDIKVLVVYVGGTNAFNDPTSAKARTEALISQGADVIYHAAGASGKGVFQAAKEKGVYAIGVDSNQDGLAEGVILTSMLKRVDTAVFNIINETKDGKFEGKIYEYGMKEGGVGLTDFKFTREKIGEENIKKLEEIQKKIADGEIEIKSTR
- a CDS encoding alpha/beta hydrolase family protein, which codes for MKLTVGFLMLILSFILLPYNVQVEKITSSTMNKTFNATVITPKTYGKTSKKYSVVYILHGWLNDYDSMNYHTEIGKLSDEYDFIIVMPDGNLNKWYYDSKINSELKFGTYVGKEVPEYIDKKYKTVKKRSGRAVTGYSMGGFGAFNAVFHYPETFGNVGSMSGAVEISGFDNKWNLRKVFGNYEDNKELWDSVAVKNNLDKLTDKKFNIVISCGDKDFFIDINREVHGKMLEAGIKHTYIERPGKHNWDYWREEIKFQLLFFSNYLK